agttagcgcacttaagtcggtttaatttggacggttctGTCACAATGGAGTCCATTCAGCAGGTTCCAGTGCTCGAGGACTCCGACCGCAGGTAGTTCTGTCCGCGGTAGCTGGCAGCAGGCGGCAGCGCTCCTGTTCCGCCTGCCGCAGGGTGGTGACGTAGAGAAAAGAAACCACGAGAGGAGCATGGGACGGGAGATGAGGGGGCTGTCTAGATTGATTCGATCCAATCGGTTCTAATCGATTGGGTCAGGTataaaatggatactttatGTGCGTTGTAAAAtataaacaaaaaagaaattcTTGAAATCCAGAGGAGTAGAAATTCACCATTTCGAAACAATTCGAATCCTCAGTGTCATATTTCAAAGGCTTGCGGATTTAATATCAAAAGATGTGTGACGCGCGTATTCAATGTGAAATATCAAAATTTCTTGGTTCCTACAACAGATGGATAGGGTGGGTGAGAGCATTTCGGTCTTTTTTGAAAGAGGGCTCCCATATTAGCACCTATTAGCAGTTAGCACCCTTCTCCTAGCTAATACTTTTTGGGATGGGCTAAAGTTTAACCTATCCATTGGCACTTCTGTTTGGATGGGCTAATGCATGGACGAAAGTGCTTATGTCGGGGCACATTGCATGATGGATTGATGGATTCATACTCAACTACAGCATGTGCGATTATTCCAGTTGATGTGGTTCCGATCTGAGTTGTCACATTTAGTTGCACATGTAGTTTTATAAATACATCACTGGGCGACTGAGGAACTCCTTAATATAATCTCCTTGAGATTAGCGTGCTCCCCACCCCCTGgcctattttttttttctaagatactctctccattccaaattataggttatTTGACTTTTTTGGCACCAAatttgaccattcgtcttatttaaaaaatttgtgtAAACATACTTAAATTCAAGCCATTCTTtattgataaagcaagccacaacaaaaaagtgatattttgcacaaatttttaaataaaacgagtggtcaaatttgaggttgaaaaagtcaaacgatctataatttgaaaccaAGGGAGTACCAACGACCTCGAAGGCACCACAAACAGTCAGCTTTTAGGATGCACATGCTAATGATTCCTATTGACTGGCGTGATCCTAAGTTTAATACGGACTACTGAGGACTTTGATCTACGATTTAAATCATTTTTCGAGGCAGAGTTTGTGCGTCTCCATAACCATTGTTCATTGGGACAGGTGGAAGCTAGGTCTGGTTCTTTGTGTAGTTTAATCCCGGCATCTTCCTCGCTCGCAATGCatggagcagagcagagcgtGTCTGAGACGTTAACAACGACAGGACGCAACAATAGTTTGCAACAAGCAAAGGGATCCCATGAGGGAACACATCTGAACGCCTACGTGAGTAGACTTTAATGCCCATAGGCCATAACCGAATCTTTTCAATTGAAACTTGGCATCAAGCTAGAGTCGTATCGGAAATGATAATCATCCGTTCTGTTCACATGCTCAACACGACAACATGGATTATAAACTAATGTCACGCGTGATACTTGCTGGTCAGTACTTGCCCTATTTCCTATTTTGTTAATTAATGGACCAAGATGAGACTTGCTTTGATCTACATTATATAACCTTTCAGCATGGCTAATGCAACATCGCACACAACAACATCCAGTTCACAAACAGCCTAGCAAGCCACCATCTGCATCtagagagggggagagagagagagagagagagagagagagagagagagagagagagagagagagagagagagagagagagagagagcaaggcATGCATGGAGGTCGCCATGGCTGCACTGAGCAGCCTCATCCCCAAGCTGGGTTCCCTTCTCACCGCGGAGTACAATCTTCAGAAAGGAGCTAGGGGGGAGATCAAGTTCCTGAAGCGTGAGATGGAGAGCATGCAGGCTACCCTCAAGGACTTAAACAAGCTGCCGGCAGATCAGATCAGCCATACTAACAAGCTTTGGATGAGGGACTTGGCAGAGCTGTCCTACGACATAGAGGACAGCGTTGATGCTTTCATGGTGCGCGTTAATTCTCCTGCCGCCCCACAGCTTGATAGGTTTCAGAAGATTCATTGATAAAATTGGGATCATTGGCAAGGTAAACTTGGTCAGAAAGGCGAAGATTCGTCACTGTATCGCCATGGACATTGAAGACATCAAGACCCGCGTGCAAGAAGTCGACGAAAGGAGACGTAGGTACCTTCCAGACGTTACTATGGTGCCTGACAGAAGGCTCAACATCGACCCCCGCGTAATTGCAATGTTTGAAGAAGCCAGCAGCCTCGTCGGCATAGATGGCCCTGCAAAGAAGCTCATCAACATGCTAACGCAAGGAGATAGCATACAAAAACAGAAGCTAATGGTTGTGTCAGTTGTTGGAGTTGGTGGCCTGGGTAAAACAACTCTTGCTAATTCGGTGTACAAGAAACTCGGAGCCCAATTCCAGCGCCAAGCCTTTGTCCCGGTGTCACTTAAGCCAGACATGAAGAATATTCTATGCAGCATACTAAGGCAAATTAGCCGAGGGAAATGTAAAGATGCTGGAGAAAAGGATCTCAGTGAACTGATACAGAACATCAGGGATTTCCTAAGTGACAAGAGGTAATACCTTAGTTCTTTTTTACTTACATCGTTCACTTTTACAATCTTCAAGATCCAGTTATGGATACTACTTTGTAGAAGCATTTACAGTAGGGTTCGATAGAAACTTTGGGTGACAAGCAGGGTATAGCCCACGTACGCTTGCATGCCATGACCTTTTTTATGTTTTCTTTATGAAATTTTTGTTTTCGTATTCGGAGTGGTGGCTGCTGGAATAAAAATCATGCTACTGGTAGTCGTAACTAGCTAGCAAATAGTATTTGTTGTAGATGATCATAAGGCAAAAATAACTCAATAGTATTGTTTGTACAGTAACAGAAAAAACttatttatattatttgctCCATTAGACTTTGCATGTGGGTTAAATAAATTAATAGATTACTACCTGAGAAAAGTATATTCTAAATTTTTGTAGCATTCGGTGGACCCAAAGATCGAATGCATACAAGAATAAGATAAACACAATATCAATTCAGTAGCTAGAGAGTAGCGTGAGTGCAGGAATCCTTTGTATGTATGGCCCTTATTCACATGATAGATTGACCCCTCTCTTCTGCTTTATTTCTTCCCCGACTGTTAGTGACGTGCCTTGCAATGTGTGAGTAGAAGTAAACCCCCAAGTCTACTAAAAATTGTGCTCTTTTTCTCGTTTCCTAGCATGCTACAAATTAACTACGAACTACTTGGATGCATGTACATCACAACTGTGTGAATAAATTATGGTTGACACAAAATAACCCCCATTTAGAGCTTTTTACGGTGCCTTATAGTACTACTTAGTggtataaatataaataatataaagcTCAGGGTAATTTAGTAATAATGACCTATGTATTAGTTGACTCTTACAGGGGATCGATCATTATCAACAAAATATATTATTGTGATGTCATTTTTGTTCTTTTCCCATAATACCATTATACTAACTATACTAGTCACGTATACGACCCATACCACTAGAAGCTTTTCGTAGTATACAATTAATTTAGACCATCAGATGTGTTTATTCAAATCCTTTAAAAACAATTTGTAGGAACACCCTAATTTTTTTTTCGGGGCAAGTCAAAATATTACCCTCTCCTACAAAAGGAGTGGGGCTACTGTAAACAAAAGGCCCATCCctggaaaaatattttcagagaAAGGTCACCCCTCACCCGCCTCTGAAAATGACACGTATTTTAAGAgacggtggggggggggggggagtaacCTACTCTTGAAAATTGATTTCCCAGTGGTGGGTGAGGGGTGATCCGGCCTCAAAAATAGTATTTTTAGGTGTAAAAATCATGGGCCGGTATGGGCACCTAAAAACCGTTTTTGTATTAGTGCTAGTATGGGCTAGCTAGTATAAGACACCTTTTCGAGCACTATTATAGGCTAGAATATCACACCATAAAAGACCTCCCCATTTAATGGTATTTTTTAGGGCTGAGGGCTTGCATGTGTCACAACGATAGGGCACAACCCCGAAGTTTGCTAGCCCTACACCGCTGGCAGCGCCGTCATTTCCTCGAGTTGCATAACCATCTACAGACTACACTTGACATCGGGTTTCGACAGATACCATTGGTTATTTTTCCTACAAGGCTAATACCTCAAGTAGTGCCCATGGAAAATCTCTTAGGCCATTTTTAATGGAGAGTTTCATATTCATGTTTCCAAGATGCCACATAAGCAAGCGAACCTTTAATTCATAGATGAAATAGCTTCCTACAATGCATGGTTTCATCCTTTATTATTTCCTAGGCCGCATACAAGACACAATTGTTTTGGAAACCATATATACAGGGGTTTCATCCCAATAATACTCATTTCGCATCTCTCCTCATTAACACTTTGccacatcatcaaaatcattaaTGTAGCACCCTATTTAATTAGTATAAAATTCCCATTGAGAATTGCCTTAGCTGCTTCCTCCTCCACATCCACTGCAGCAATGCCGTGGTTGTATTTTCTTTGTACCGAAAAGAAGAATTGATGTCAACGATTTGAGTCGGCCTATATGTGGTTCTGTAGGACCATGCATTTACCATAGATCGGTTACATAGAACATATATAATAGTTTATCTACTAGTTCGGCCCCTAAGATTGGGTAGCTGGTAACCCTCGGTTCAGTCAAATCTTGAGTTTTCTCGCACTGAGTATGAAGGGAAGTTTACAAGTTTTTGGTGCCCTGAAAATCATAATTACAACGGAGCCACCGGGtcccctcctcttcttcttacCGGAGCGGTTGGCGACATCTTCGATGGCAGCCTCCTCCTGCTTGGCCTTGCCCTCGGCACGGTCGAAGATAGCTCCGACCGCCTCCTCGCCTGTACCGTGGCTCATGGCGATGTCAAGGAGCTCCTTGGTGGTCCTCAGGCCCTTGTGGCTGAGCTTGTGGGCCAGGTACTCACAGGTGGACCCGGAAAGGATCACCCCAATGACGTCGGCGTCGACGATTCTGGGCAACAtgttgcactgcttggagaagcaccgGATGTACTCGTGGAGAGTCTGTCCTTGGTCCTGCCAGCAGTTCTTCACGTCCT
The Panicum virgatum strain AP13 chromosome 6N, P.virgatum_v5, whole genome shotgun sequence genome window above contains:
- the LOC120679061 gene encoding disease resistance protein RGA5-like — protein: MLSWCALILLPPHSLIGFRRFIDKIGIIGKVNLVRKAKIRHCIAMDIEDIKTRVQEVDERRRRYLPDVTMVPDRRLNIDPRVIAMFEEASSLVGIDGPAKKLINMLTQGDSIQKQKLMVVSVVGVGGLGKTTLANSVYKKLGAQFQRQAFVPVSLKPDMKNILCSILRQISRGKCKDAGEKDLSELIQNIRDFLSDKRYLIVIDDLWDEPSWDFLNTALIDNHHGSRVIVTTRNLDVGKICTGTVRGATVRGAVYELEPLSDKDSRRLLYTRVFKKEEGINTKLNEVAGKILKKCGGLPLAITTIAGLLASRKTKEEWYAVYNSICSGHVKTKDNMEKMRD